Genomic DNA from Porites lutea chromosome 4, jaPorLute2.1, whole genome shotgun sequence:
TGCATATAATTAATAATCCCTTAATCTAACAGTCCTctattctcggcttgcactgtcacgcaatgaaaaataaaaatgcaaaccattcaatacagaaggactagaatctgggaaatgaaaaaagataaatatacaaaaaaccttgccaagaatcaggtctgtgaaatatttcaattgCGAGATATTGGggaaaacggtttacctaaatttataaagctttgtatggaaacgccatgttggtgtccctttcaggaacaccaatatggccgccggataccaacagaaacatctgttttcgagttttcctactaatgcgtgaactcttcgcttgaggaactcataaagattacagtaatatttattctgagacaaggaatgtttagattgcaaaatctcccaaaatcggtaaagtttttaacccacataagagctttcccggccgccagctaaatggcGCGtgacgcaaaagcctggaaattcaagtgtcctctctcgcaaaacgaagaaccctttcgaaccaaaaacttgtttatgtaaagatgtttaggtgctgtaatacctcgtgaaagtagaaactcagaagaatcgatagtttcttagtttgatttttggtggcgtcacgtgcaacccaagaatagCCTTCACTGATTTGCATAATTGCATCATATGGTACAATAGTTTTGAGAATACGATAATCATGACAACAATTTATAATGATGATTTCATTGATGATGAGGTCTAGGATAATAATGACGATAGTGATGATGTTACCTGCAAGACACCACGCCACCATTAAATGATTGTTCAGCGATTTCTACAGCGAGTGGAGtctataaaaaattaaaaaataataaaaagtttgGCAAGTGTGAGATGATCTGATGATTCAACGCGGTACCTCGTTAAATTGCTTGATTGacttcattttttctttatatcaCAACCTCCAACCTCgtgggcgggaaaaggccctggcatcggctggtcacgtgcaGAGCCTAATTATTCCTGAGAAACTAATTTATATGAAACCCGCTGAttttgcgctgacagaagtCGAACGGAGCAACagtggaaaataataatatcgcCAACTGTATGTTAATATTTTCGCGTCTGTGCGATTCAAAAGCTTAAGATCTTTTTAACTGCTtattattcaaatgctacaagtttatgaaagggcgtaccggctctacgttgttacgtacaaaatatgtcaaatgcttcagagttgagacaagctgttatcgAGTACGTAGTACTTCTACTGAAATTCATCGTGACTGTGGAATTACTGTACGATCAAGCagaaagtgattttgtccaatgtcaaacaaaaatgcggGCGTTGGCCTCTAGGATCTGCAGTGAATTTAAgcaaattgaacttaattgaaatagaattgttcatcaaaatgctttatggagtctggtcttctctacaacccaaccatgaaacaaacaaatctccgcgtcggatgcaagtcagccctccagccaggaacgatgaTAGGTCGCTGATCTGAAACATTTTAAGATCTcttatatcttttctcttccgaggataagtacaaaggattttccttTTATCAAAGGGAAGATTGACCGATCGATTGGAATCAACAACAGCTCTGTCAATTTTAAATGGACCCAAGTCTTTCTTTTTTACCAGTCATTtgataccctgggtgccagaaaCTTTTCATTcgtggtttccggtttcggtcaagtctcgcagaggtcaatgaattttttaaaatacaggtcCTACTAGATAACTCTAAACCAACGCGTGTCGCTATGATATGGCTGAGAGTCAAGGTAAACTACTAGGTTATGTACGGCGGTCCACTTcgcaagaaataaataaaatatcaaaagagtCGCGAAAACGGACTTTTCCATGCCAGTACAAACTTTATGCATGTACGatagcttgtttgtcatttatatcgCTCTATAAAggaagttttacaaatgttaccGCTCGCTGTCTCCTTCATAGAAATCGGAGGAgagcaaaaaattaccatagccagtatctgtgacaaaaaagaaatcttgtaaaacttttcgttaCTCGTCAAGAGATATAAAAGACCGCCCAAGATCGCGCTCTGTGAGGTTACGCATAAATTCAGCTTTTCACAtagcgctaatttattacaTCAAGGACtttagggtgtacgaggggacacgtgaccagccgatgccagggccttttcccgccccacccattttttaagggaaaagccctgggtaCGAGATTGTTTATATCATGTATCTCAATcacctttttttaacattttaaaacgaAACGTCCTGTCAAACGAGGCATTGATTGCTTTAGTTTACTTGAGTGATAAAACTGTATAAAAATATGCAGTTGTTACTACTGAGTGCGTTAAATCTCTAAAacatgaaaatcaaaatttcgcACGTGCTTGTGGTTAGATAAAAACGATAATGGTGATGAGCTTTGGAATCAAAGAGAAGCAAAGAAGGCGGCCGCACTACCTTGGGGAAACCAAATGctaaaaaaatatgataaaaactAATTAAAGGCAAGGGATAATGTTTAGCAACGTTCAGGAGACCATATAGTCTGACGTCAATGAAAAACAGCGATTGACTTACCGGATCTGTCCTGGCTGGTGTTGATCTACCTGTTGCGTAATAATGGCCACTTAGTGAGGTATCGCTGGCGCAAATAAGTATGTCGGTATCAGGCTGTGGACAATGAGATAAAATTCAGGTAAGGAAAACACAGGCCAAAAGTTTAGTGGTTGGAAAATCTTAACCGTTACAGGGAGCCCAGGTGGACTCTAGCCGTCAgtgttgaaaaaatttttacCGTAAAAAGAATTCCTAAGCACTAAATGCCATTGGAATTGTGTATCACTTTGCAACAATGGAAATTCattttgatcttttcaaacAGCTAACGAATTTTTCTAGATTTTTGCTCATCGTAGCGGAGAGGATGGTCAATAAGCCTAGCCTTTAACTGCAAAGAAGCTAAATAACTAAAAGTTGGCCGGGAGCCTCCACTCCATTAAGACCCTCTCTTGAAGAGCATTTTAATAACAGCTAAATTTGCGTGTGAATGCAATTACTTTTCTACCACACCATTGTACAGTCTGGTTACTTACCATCTGATTATCTTCACTAAATCCCACTCCTACCCAGTTTCCTCTGCCTCTTAGTTCGAAAACCACACTGTTAGCACCAGAAGCTTGGTAAGTCACAAGAAAATCACAATCTGCATCCGGGCAATTATCTGGAAACCTAAAGCTTCCTTGCTGCCTAGTAGGGGCCTCCTGAAAAGGGACAGATTCCAAATAACAGATGTTTCAAAATTTATGTCTTAATATGAAAGTACTGTTTTTGTCTTATGGCAGAGTAGGTAGTCCGCATGGCATACATAATTTGCGACGTCAAGAGGAATCGCTTGGCTAACATTTAACATATTCAAAATCTTACATGCTTCTTTCTATTCGCATTTGCTCTATACTTGCTATAAAATGAAACAGCCACCAAACTATACTGGAgctatttctttctctttttattttgtgaaaCTGAGTTAAAGGAATGCCTGGACGAACAGGTTTCTATTGATACAATTGTATCcgcggcgggggggggggggggggaagaaagAGGAACTATCATTACTGCCACAATTTTCATCGTAGTTGCTTACCCATTTAGTATGGCAGAAAAATAAAGTACAACCGTACCGTCGAGGAAGAACTTGTCGGCATAACTGTTACTCCACTTACCACTTCACTTCTTACGACGTTGATTCTAGAACCTGAAGCACGTCTATCTGAATGAATCATGATTGTACCACCTGTTGTTAAATCAGGCAGAAGGTCTTGTAAATCTCAAGTACCACTGTAAACTATGTCTAAGATCTAGACAGTCGCCAATGGTTTAGCACTGAAAGTCCTCAACAGCGAGATGTCAGTTTGCCCAGTTAGCAATAGTTGGATACACTGACCAAGACAACTAGCTTGAAACTTGCCTTAAAAAGAGTTGCTCGCAAATATGGACGAAACTACCAGTAGCCCAAGCTCACAAGATATGAGAGCACTGAACAACATTATATCCCACTAGTTCTTGTCCATACGGCAACAATTATAATTTATAAGACGTTGTACGAAAATTATTCCCTTTTCCTATAATTGATTAAAATGTTTATCGACATGCGAGCCAAGTTTCAAGAGAAGTTACTTAGTGAATCAAGCAAGCCTAAAGTAAAATTTCTCTGATGAAAATGCTGTAGAATAATACTCTTACTAACGGACATTTGGTGTTTTTGAGGCAGTAGAAAATTGCAAGGCAAGTTAAAGTGTTTTCCATTGTGTAACCTCGTAATTCGTAATTAACGTATCAGATATTTGCCTACCGCTTAAACCACCGATTGCTCCCAAAAGAAACTGCTGCTCTTCAAGATTTCTAAAGTTCGCTAATCCCGGGTTTACATCCCTTGTAATCCTATAAAACAGTAGCACAACTGACATCACTAGGGGCGCTTTCCATCCAACAAAAATACCGGTTTGAAATTTCTTGAATTTTACATGTCCAATGcaacggtacattccggttgcacagacccgacccaagccaccgcgcgtttggttattgttcttgtaagtaggatacaaaagagcggtactggggacaacaattcTGTCAAATagaaagggacatttcggtccgaccgaccaaaatgaccagaccggtcaAGGTGGAACACCTTAAAAGCTGGTCCGgaatattccggtcggaccaaaccgaaatggtccgctccatttgatgtaccaaccgaaattttcggaattttgggTTGCCAGGCTACATTTAGAGAATATGGTAGTAGTATTAACTTAATTACATATTAATTATCTATaagtaaaatatgaaataatatGATAGTCAAAGAGTTCTCTCTTGGACGACCTCGTAGCCCATCTTTAGCTTGAGTAAGCTTAACCAAGACAGTGAACGAGGCGTATATTGATCTGTTTGAGATGTTGTAAACGGTCGTTTACAACATCGGTCCAAACTAGGGGGTCTGGGGGCAATTAGTCCCCCTGAATATATTTAAATCAATGCtttcaaaaataccatttcTTTCGTTTTGCAGGACATTTTCCGTAaataaatacaaagaaaaatggtGAGGCTGACACTGTGAGGGGGCAGGAAGAGGgtactatttttgttttttttttcactccatTTTAAGGCCTATAggccaaacgtcaaacttttcatgagacgaaccagaCTTATAGcaagctctcgcgcgcgaagagcgcgcagcggagcaccacgggtaagaaaatgtggtaaacttcccatccaagaaaatttggtaatcacgtgaccgaccgaccgaccgaccgaccgaccgcccgcccgagaGTCCGTCAGCACCACAAGCATACCAATGTAACataataattcaatcaacaggtatggccaCCGAAATGAAACTCAATGTtctatttggaaagaaatcgcatggccgccgcccggagaaaaaacaacaacaaagtcgtgtcttctTGGAcattatttttgatgtttacactcacgtggataataGAGAAAGAGCAAGAGtgagtgattgaaaacaaaagagacgaattttgtaggaagaataacatgaaaattcaaagcagcGGTGATACAATGagaatgctagcggccagcaaggagcggcgagcaaggtgaaaatgaggggcagtgaaaaacaaaagcgaacatgaacacaggagacaaaatattgggtaagcacatacgacaattcctccataaaaataatgcgtaactaggaagtttgacgatttagtcctacaaaacagcgctGTAGtggtgcaaaacaacggcaaagaaagacaaaaagcgtgctgcacgtgcaaatttgtttttttgcctgaattagaaaaaaaagtgtgctgcacgtgcaatttgttttctttaattcttttctgCTATTAGATCTATTAATCTTGATGCCAATTTTATTGCcttccccgtttagcattacacgatttaattttttttttgtttataagtattattaacctAAATCTTTATATATATtagagttaagttcatgaaaagttcaacgtctggctcagttaagttcgtcgcTGAATGAGTTTCggtcgtccaacacgttctattcTTTTGCTTGAATCAGACCGATAGAACGTCTAAAGATCGTCGCCGggacaaaagaaacaaattatttagattgctttttttggtctgattatTCAGTTtattggttcgacgcgtccaaagttcgacgtctgacccaacagtcgacccaaattagagtttggttcgtttcatgaaaagttcgacgtttggcctagggcTATTAACGTTTCTTGCCGTCAGTttataccctgcgagcagtggtttctccaggccggacgttACGCTTCGATGGGaaagaaaccactgcgagcaacCTTTTGCTTTTCCATCGAGCATGCGCGTCCACATGATGACTACGAATATCCAACGAaaagacggcaacgagaacttcaacaaaacaataggtttaataggcaaaacaacaactttgcacgtgcaccacgcttttatttttgcatttctttgccatttttgcacaactacgacgtgaaaatgcctaattttgcgttttatgggtaacgtaaacaagcaacgacgaaatttattCTTCTTTTCGCTCTTGAACTTGGAcatggtcccttggaattcaactccatttgggttcgcctacatttgacaaagttaagTAGATAGGAATAAATAATACGAAGAAATACTGACTATCCACAGCAGCCTCGCGTTAAGGCAGCAACTGTAAGCGTAACCAAATGCGCGAGAGCCTAAACTTGCTTTCAAACAGGATTTACatgtttaaagttaatttattcgtccataGCGATGGACGGCGGCTCGATCAAAGAAGCAGACGGATGCTCGCAGTGGTTTATCTCCCTTCCTAGCGTAgtgtccggcctggagaaaccactgcttgcaGGGTAGTCAGTTTATGGAATAGTAAAAGACTACGGAAATACGTACTTACGCAAAGACACCAATAAAATGCGAAAAACTTATTAGTAATCCCGATTTAATGATCATAGAGATACtttcaggaattttttttttttttcggattttAGCTGTACGCACAGCCGTATGTGCGTATATGGACGCTACGCTCCTGCAAAGGAGacataaagacaaaaaaaaatttgcattcttCAGCATGTACCTGAGGCTAGCCCCAGAAAAATCACAGGAATTTTAAAAACAGGTACTAAATATGTTTCATGTTCAAATTCTGTTAAAATGTCATATGCATATAATTAATAATTCCTTAATCTAACAGTTTTCTATACCCTTCACTGGTTTGCATAATTGCAATACATAGCCGTACAGTAGTTTTGAGAATACGATAATCATGCCAACAATTTATAATGATGATTTCATTGATAATGAGGtctatgataatgatgacgatggtaATGATAAGTTACCTGCAAGACACCACGCCACCATTAAATGATTGGTCGGCGATTTCTACAGCAGGTGGAgtctattaaaaaaattacaaaaaatgatAAGAAGTTTTGGCAAGTGTGAGTTGATCTGATGATTCAACGCGTCCCTTTTTAAATTGCTTGATTGGCTGCATTTTATCTTTATATCACGTATCTCAGtcaccttttttttaaaatttgaaaacaaaacgttCTGTTAAACGAGACATTGAttgctttattttacttaaGTGATTACACTGTATAAATTACTACTGAGTGCGTTAAAATCTCTAAAACATGAAAATCGAAATTTTGCACGTGCTTGTAGTTAGAGAAAAACGATAATGGTGATGAGCTTTGGAATCAAAGAGAAGCAAAGAAGGCGGCCGCACTACCTTGGGGAAACcaaatgctaaaaaaaatatgatgaaAACTAATTAAAGGCAAGAGATAATGTTTAGCAACGTTCAAAAGACCATATAGTCTGACGTCAATGAAAAACAGCGATTGACTTACCGGATCTGTCCTGGCTGGTGTTGATCTACCTGTTGCATAATAATGGCCACTTAGTGAGGTATCGCTGGCGCAAATAAGTATATCGGTATCAGGCTGTGGACAATGAGATAAAATTCAGGTAAGGAAAACACAGGCCAAAAGTTTAGTGGTTGGAAAATCTTAACCGTTCCAGGGAGCCCAGGTGGACTCTAACCGTcagttttgaagaaatttttaccGTAAAAAGAATTCCTAAGCACTAAATGCCATTGGAATTGTGTATCACTTTGCAACAATGGAAATTCattttgatcttttcaaacAGCTAACGAATTTTTCTAGATTTTTGCTCATCGTAACGGAGAGGATGGTTAATAAGCCTAGCCTTTAACTGCAAAGAAGCTAAATAACTAAAAGTTGGCCGGGAGCCTCCACTCCATTAAGACCCTCTCTTGAAGAGCATTTTAATAACAGCTAAATTTGCGTGTGAATGCAATTACTTTTCTACCACACCATTGTACAGTCTAGTTACTTACCATCTGATTATCTTCACTAAATCCCACTCCTGCCCAGTTTCCTCTGCCTCTTAGTTCGAAAGCCACACTGTTAGCACCAGAAGCTTGGTAAGTCACAAGAAAATCACAATCTGCATCCGGGCAATTATCTGGAAACCTAAAGCTTCCTTGCTGCCTAGTAGGGGCCTCCTGAAAAGGGACAGATTCCAAATAACACGTGTTTCAAAGTTTATGTCTTAGTTTGAAAATACTGTTTTTGTCTTACTGGTAGGGTAGGAAGCCTCATGGCATGTAAAATCCGCGACGTCAAGAGGCATCTTGTCCACCTTTAGCATATTCAAAATCTTACATTCTTCTTTCTATTCTCATTTGCCCTATACTTgctattcttggttttcacatgacgtcaccaaaattcaaactaagaaactatcgcttcttctgagtttctactttcatgtgatactagagcaccttaaaacctttatacaaaaaaattttcggttcaaaagggttccttgttttgcgatacaggacgcttgaatttccaggcttttgcgtgtcGCGGCATTTAgttggcggccgggaaagctcttatgtggggtaaaaacattacggatttttggagattttgctatctaaacattcctttcCTTAGAatgaatattactttaatctttatgagctcctcaagcgaagaattcacggaTAAGTACGAAAACTCTAAAACAGATccttctgttggtttccggtggccatatttgtgccctgaaagggacacaaacat
This window encodes:
- the LOC140934261 gene encoding uncharacterized protein; the encoded protein is MVGPANLGAVGSVLAVVCKCGCNNSQQRWPMKRVGLSREVIALLSPRRPSVMHVPVHNNVGRALKTVPTLLCYFAVIKEQKKCATIGIHSARRASSSRINVLTGEVGSGATVMPTSSSSTEAPTRQQGSFRFPDNCPDADCDFLVTYQASGANSVAFELRGRGNWAGVGFSEDNQMPDTDILICASDTSLSGHYYATGRSTPARTDPTPPAVEIADQSFNGGVVSCRITRDVNPGLANFRNLEEQQFLLGAIGGLSGGTIMIHSDRRASGSRINVVRSEVVSGVTVMPTSSSSTVRLYFIFLPY